A window of the Vigna angularis cultivar LongXiaoDou No.4 chromosome 3, ASM1680809v1, whole genome shotgun sequence genome harbors these coding sequences:
- the LOC108324615 gene encoding uncharacterized protein LOC108324615, whose amino-acid sequence MERKKPLDFSSYFCFEASGDSEEAHPDDPIFACEMTRAYGDDENDDALSCNFEGSGAFDGAVFDEEENECCDDDHDDEIAKVTQDEKSGVYGMSYCEDDDMEEEHMKSHVSFDSGHEFVDEMEKNRLFWEACLAS is encoded by the coding sequence ATGGAGAGGAAGAAGCCTCTGGATTTCTCTTCTTACTTTTGTTTTGAAGCCTCCGGTGACTCTGAAGAAGCTCACCCTGATGATCCCATCTTTGCTTGTGAAATGACCAGAGCATATggtgatgatgaaaatgatgatgctcTATCTTGCAACTTCGAAGGATCTGGTGCTTTTGATGGTGCTGTGTTCGACGAGGAAGAGAATGAGTGTTGTGATGATGACCATGACGATGAGATTGCCAAGGTGACGCAGGATGAGAAAAGTGGCGTTTATGGAATGTCATACtgtgaagatgatgacatggaagAAGAACACATGAAGTCCCATGTTTCTTTCGATTCAGGCCACGAGTTTGTGGATGAGATGGAAAAGAACAGGCTCTTCTGGGAAGCTTGCTTGGCATCTTGA